The Lentzea guizhouensis genome contains a region encoding:
- a CDS encoding response regulator transcription factor, whose amino-acid sequence MSAFERLGARLWAERARGELAAFGERGDEPQRSGPLTLLTPQELQVVRLAADGRTNKEIAAQLFLSPRTVGHHLYKAYPKLGVTGRAELAHLDR is encoded by the coding sequence GTGTCCGCGTTCGAACGCCTCGGCGCGCGGCTCTGGGCCGAACGGGCACGCGGCGAGCTGGCCGCCTTCGGCGAACGGGGCGACGAGCCCCAGCGCAGCGGCCCGCTCACCCTGCTGACCCCCCAGGAGCTGCAGGTCGTCCGGCTCGCGGCCGACGGCCGCACCAACAAGGAGATCGCCGCCCAGCTCTTCCTCAGCCCGCGCACCGTCGGCCACCACCTCTACAAGGCGTACCCGAAGCTCGGCGTCACCGGCCGTGCCGAGCTGGCTCACCTCGACCGGTGA
- a CDS encoding AAA family ATPase: MSLVGREVEQARIERLLANARKERSGALGLRGAAGMGKSVLLDHAVSVAEAEHGMRVVRGAGVESDSELAYGGLHQLLFPHLDRVDALPAPQARALRCAFGLSEGDEANRFLISAGTLSLLADLAEDAPLLCVVDDMQWLDQGSVEALLFAARRFVADPIAVLFAVRETAVPFGIAGVEVVDLPGLAAPEAARLLDGHAPELADRVRSRVLAESGGNPLAIIELGSARSAVHDVDESDPAEQVGPLPVTRRVQETFRHQIVELPESTQRALLVAAADTAAPLSTILHVIESLGGAAGDLAPAERDRLVRIDSRITFRHPLVRAAAYQDAPLHRRIEVHRAYAEALHGRRRRPAGLAPGRRLHRADEAVAAELEGVAERAWHRAGAMAVCAAYERAGRLSADRELKARRIARASQASFDAGKADAPPAGGRSTRAHHRHRRPGRRHLHPWRRGVRTHLAAGRRGADARGGRAGARHRPGAHRPHALRGRARRPARCGTRPPAARGRVAARVHPTAALGTRRRRPPRLGRALRRTSGAGRRPDARPPHRLPR; this comes from the coding sequence ATGTCGCTGGTGGGCAGGGAAGTCGAGCAAGCCCGGATCGAGCGCCTGCTGGCGAACGCGCGCAAGGAACGCAGTGGGGCGCTGGGGTTGCGGGGCGCGGCGGGCATGGGGAAGTCGGTCCTCCTCGACCACGCCGTGTCGGTCGCCGAAGCCGAGCACGGCATGCGCGTGGTCCGCGGCGCGGGGGTCGAGTCCGACTCCGAGCTGGCGTACGGCGGGCTGCACCAGCTGTTGTTCCCCCACCTGGACCGGGTGGACGCCCTGCCCGCACCCCAGGCCAGGGCGCTGCGGTGTGCTTTCGGTCTGTCCGAAGGGGATGAGGCCAACCGGTTCCTGATCTCCGCGGGCACGTTGTCGTTGCTCGCCGATCTGGCCGAGGACGCCCCGCTGCTGTGTGTGGTCGACGACATGCAGTGGCTCGACCAGGGTTCGGTGGAGGCGTTGTTGTTCGCGGCCCGCCGGTTCGTGGCGGACCCGATCGCGGTGCTGTTCGCGGTGCGCGAGACGGCGGTGCCGTTCGGGATCGCGGGCGTCGAGGTCGTGGACCTGCCCGGCCTCGCAGCGCCCGAGGCCGCCCGGCTGCTCGACGGCCACGCACCGGAGCTCGCCGACCGGGTGCGGTCCAGGGTGCTGGCCGAGTCCGGTGGCAACCCCCTGGCGATCATCGAGCTCGGGTCGGCCCGGTCCGCGGTCCACGACGTCGACGAGTCCGACCCGGCCGAGCAGGTCGGACCGCTGCCGGTGACCCGCCGCGTGCAGGAGACGTTCCGCCACCAGATCGTGGAGCTCCCCGAGTCCACCCAGCGCGCGCTCCTGGTGGCGGCGGCCGACACGGCGGCGCCGCTGTCGACGATCCTGCACGTGATCGAGTCCCTCGGTGGCGCCGCCGGTGACCTGGCGCCCGCCGAGCGCGACCGGCTGGTCCGGATCGACAGCCGGATCACGTTCCGCCACCCCCTGGTGCGGGCGGCCGCCTACCAGGACGCGCCGCTGCACCGCCGGATCGAGGTGCACCGCGCGTACGCCGAGGCGCTGCACGGACGCCGACGCCGACCGGCGGGCCTGGCACCTGGCCGCCGCCTCCACCGGGCCGACGAGGCGGTGGCCGCCGAGCTCGAAGGCGTGGCGGAGCGGGCCTGGCACCGGGCCGGCGCGATGGCGGTGTGCGCGGCGTACGAACGCGCCGGCCGGCTCAGCGCCGACCGGGAGCTGAAGGCACGGCGCATCGCCAGGGCGAGCCAGGCCTCGTTCGACGCGGGCAAGGCCGACGCGCCGCCGGCTGGCGGCCGAAGCACTCGCGCTCACCACCGACACCGGCGTCCGGGCCGACGCCATCTACACCCGTGGCGCCGTGGAGTACGAACGCACCTCGCCGCGGGCCGACGCGGAGCTGACGCTCGAGGCGGCCGCGCTGGTGCGCGACACCGACCCGGAGCGCACCGCCCTCACGCTCTACGAGGCCGCGCACGCCGCCCGGCACGGTGCGGCACACGACCTCCTGCAGCGCGCGGCCGAGTTGCTGCGCGGGTTCACCCCACCGCGGCACTGGGCACCCGTCGTCGCCGCCCTCCTCGGCTGGGCCGAGCTCTTCGCCGGACGTCCGGAGCTGGCCGTCGGCCCGATGCGCGACCTCCACACCGCCTCCCGCGGTGA
- the eno gene encoding phosphopyruvate hydratase, whose protein sequence is MTAVVRIAGRQVLDSRGNPTVEVDVVLEDGSLGRAAVPSGASTGTNEAVELRDGDPKAFHGKGVRAAVGAVNGEIAAAVVGMDAEAQSEIDRVMIELDGTANKGRLGANATLGVSLAVAKAAAQAHGQPLYRYVGGVFAHRLPMPMMNIINGGAHADNAIDFQEFMIAPVGAATFADAVQVGSEVFHTLRGQLKKAGHNTNVGDEGGFAPDLATADEALEFVVGAIEKAGYRPGEDVALLLDPAASEFFHDGVYDYRGEGRKRSVEEHVAYLAELVAKFPVVSIEDAMAQDDLDGWKLVTSTIGDRVQLVGDDVFCTNVDLLAAGIEQGIANSILVKVNQIGTLTETLTTTERAFKAGYSVVMSHRSGETEDTTIADLAVAINCGQIKTGSLSRSDRTAKYNQLIRIEEELGAQARYAGRTSLSRG, encoded by the coding sequence ATGACTGCCGTTGTTCGTATCGCGGGCCGACAGGTGCTGGACAGCCGCGGGAACCCGACCGTCGAGGTCGACGTGGTGCTCGAAGACGGGTCGCTGGGGCGGGCTGCGGTGCCGTCCGGGGCGTCCACCGGCACGAACGAGGCCGTGGAGCTGCGGGACGGGGACCCGAAGGCGTTCCACGGCAAGGGGGTCCGCGCTGCTGTCGGTGCGGTGAACGGCGAGATCGCCGCGGCGGTCGTCGGCATGGACGCGGAGGCGCAGTCCGAGATCGACCGCGTGATGATCGAGCTCGACGGCACGGCGAACAAGGGGCGGCTCGGCGCCAACGCGACGCTCGGGGTGTCGCTCGCCGTGGCGAAGGCCGCGGCGCAGGCGCACGGGCAGCCGCTGTACCGGTACGTCGGTGGTGTGTTCGCGCACCGGTTGCCGATGCCGATGATGAACATCATCAACGGTGGCGCGCACGCGGACAACGCGATCGACTTCCAGGAGTTCATGATCGCTCCGGTCGGTGCGGCCACGTTCGCGGACGCCGTGCAGGTCGGGTCCGAGGTGTTCCACACGTTGCGCGGCCAGCTCAAGAAAGCCGGGCACAACACGAACGTCGGTGACGAGGGCGGCTTCGCGCCGGACCTCGCGACGGCGGACGAGGCGCTGGAGTTCGTGGTCGGCGCGATCGAGAAGGCCGGCTACCGGCCGGGGGAGGACGTCGCGCTGCTGCTGGACCCGGCGGCGTCGGAGTTCTTCCACGACGGCGTGTACGACTACCGCGGCGAGGGGCGGAAGCGGTCGGTCGAGGAGCACGTCGCGTACCTGGCCGAGCTCGTGGCCAAGTTCCCGGTCGTGTCCATCGAGGACGCGATGGCGCAGGACGACCTCGACGGCTGGAAGCTGGTCACCTCGACCATCGGCGACCGGGTCCAGCTGGTCGGTGACGACGTGTTCTGCACCAACGTCGACCTGCTGGCCGCGGGCATCGAGCAGGGGATCGCGAACTCGATCCTGGTGAAGGTGAACCAGATCGGCACGCTGACCGAGACGCTCACGACGACGGAGCGGGCCTTCAAGGCCGGCTACTCGGTCGTGATGTCGCACCGCTCGGGCGAGACCGAGGACACGACGATCGCCGACCTCGCCGTGGCGATCAACTGCGGCCAGATCAAGACCGGTTCGTTGTCGCGGTCGGACCGCACGGCGAAGTACAACCAGCTGATCCGGATCGAGGAGGAACTGGGCGCCCAGGCCCGGTACGCGGGCCGCACGTCGCTCAGCCGGGGCTGA
- a CDS encoding RNA polymerase sigma factor, with product MGTRRRARQPRGWLIRVASRRLIDQVRADGARAGRENALSAALPADAHLAPDADRSPHDEGDDTLRLLLLCCHPSLSRSSQVALTLHAVGGLSTAQIAAAYLVPERTMTQRLTRARSTLRAAGAVFELPAPGDLPARVAAVLDVCHLMFTEGHTRSTGDALVDSPLAEEAVRLTRQLHAVVPDHDEVAGALALMLLTHARATARTENGNLVPLAEQDRSRWDRTRIAEGVRILERVLPRGHVGRFQLQAAIAAVHAEAESWDGTDWRQISLLYAMLARVAPSPVVTLNQAVALGMAFGPEHGLALVGPLLDDPAMRRHHRTHAVRAHLLEMTGDLPGALDSYRQAARLTASQPEQRYLNARIRRLDPPGGSVSPG from the coding sequence GTGGGAACGCGACGGCGTGCCCGGCAACCCCGCGGCTGGCTGATCCGGGTCGCGTCGCGGCGGCTGATCGACCAGGTGCGGGCCGACGGCGCGCGGGCCGGGCGGGAGAACGCCCTCAGCGCCGCACTGCCCGCCGACGCCCACCTCGCTCCGGACGCCGACCGGTCACCTCACGACGAAGGCGACGACACCCTGCGGCTGTTGCTGCTGTGCTGCCACCCGAGTCTGAGCCGGTCCTCGCAGGTCGCGTTGACGCTGCACGCCGTCGGCGGACTGAGCACCGCGCAGATCGCCGCCGCGTACCTGGTGCCCGAGCGCACGATGACGCAACGCCTCACCAGGGCGCGGTCGACGTTGCGGGCGGCGGGTGCGGTGTTCGAGCTGCCGGCGCCGGGCGACCTGCCCGCGCGCGTCGCCGCCGTGCTCGACGTGTGCCACCTCATGTTCACCGAGGGACACACCCGTTCCACCGGTGACGCGCTCGTCGACTCCCCGCTGGCAGAGGAGGCCGTCCGGCTCACCCGGCAGCTGCACGCGGTCGTCCCCGACCACGACGAGGTCGCCGGTGCGCTGGCGTTGATGCTGCTCACGCACGCGCGCGCGACCGCCAGGACCGAGAACGGCAACCTCGTGCCGCTGGCCGAGCAGGACCGGTCCCGGTGGGACCGCACGCGGATCGCGGAGGGCGTGCGGATCCTGGAACGGGTGCTGCCGCGCGGGCACGTCGGCAGGTTCCAGCTGCAGGCCGCGATCGCCGCCGTGCACGCCGAGGCCGAGAGCTGGGACGGGACCGACTGGCGGCAGATCTCGCTGCTCTACGCCATGCTCGCGCGAGTGGCGCCGAGTCCTGTCGTGACACTCAACCAGGCGGTCGCGCTCGGGATGGCGTTCGGTCCCGAGCACGGCCTGGCCCTCGTCGGCCCGTTGCTCGACGATCCCGCGATGCGACGCCACCACCGAACGCACGCCGTACGCGCGCATCTGCTGGAGATGACCGGCGACCTGCCGGGTGCGCTCGACAGTTATCGCCAGGCGGCCCGGCTCACGGCGAGCCAGCCCGAGCAGCGCTACCTCAACGCCCGGATCCGCCGCCTGGACCCGCCCGGCGGGTCGGTCAGCCCCGGCTGA
- a CDS encoding YciI family protein, whose protein sequence is MILIHSNPQPWGHPTPDYLPEYQNMPKEQLERLNAEFETLLGELQEKGELLGGEALGAPESSRLYRWSDGKPLVSDGPYSEAKEHLAGFFLIDVDSQARAEEIAAQFAGPGETVELRPAMWPGGSDQ, encoded by the coding sequence GTGATCTTGATCCACTCCAACCCGCAGCCGTGGGGGCACCCGACGCCCGACTACCTGCCCGAGTACCAGAACATGCCGAAGGAGCAGCTGGAGCGGTTGAACGCCGAGTTCGAAACGCTGCTCGGGGAGCTGCAGGAGAAGGGCGAGCTGCTCGGGGGTGAGGCGCTGGGAGCGCCCGAGTCGTCGCGGCTCTACCGGTGGAGCGACGGGAAGCCGCTGGTCAGCGACGGCCCGTACTCGGAGGCCAAGGAGCACCTGGCCGGGTTCTTCCTCATCGACGTGGACAGCCAGGCGCGTGCGGAGGAGATCGCGGCGCAGTTCGCGGGTCCGGGCGAGACGGTCGAGTTGCGGCCCGCGATGTGGCCGGGCGGTTCCGACCAGTGA
- a CDS encoding DUF6892 domain-containing protein, with translation MSQPIPFTDTNFKLAVVQELMYNQNLLPRFTLREYAAEQGFTYDDGSFAAVPEALAYFAALEIPGELAEKITEIYMDGGNEIYLEIAPNWDGEDGLFDVDEFADARHFPNLKSMTLFYTGNENALETLRARGIEADWL, from the coding sequence ATGAGCCAGCCGATCCCGTTCACCGACACCAACTTCAAGCTCGCCGTCGTCCAGGAGCTGATGTACAACCAGAACCTCCTGCCGAGGTTCACCCTGCGCGAGTACGCCGCCGAGCAGGGCTTCACCTACGACGACGGGAGCTTCGCGGCGGTGCCGGAGGCCCTGGCGTACTTCGCGGCGCTGGAGATCCCCGGCGAGCTCGCGGAGAAGATCACCGAGATCTACATGGACGGCGGCAACGAGATCTACCTCGAGATCGCGCCGAACTGGGACGGCGAGGACGGCCTGTTCGACGTCGACGAGTTCGCCGACGCGCGGCATTTTCCCAACCTGAAGTCGATGACGCTGTTCTACACGGGCAACGAGAACGCGCTGGAGACTCTCCGTGCTCGCGGCATCGAGGCGGACTGGCTCTGA
- a CDS encoding DUF3885 domain-containing protein — MPDEELMRRWEERWPDCPPIGHELRFHEDRWVRFHSLPESKRYPDTEDEWAIVLGRYNTVLDELFAGLDVHVATMDWSGTPVPPERPHEQTRWHPGAHHWTSVLTDPEPGDPVYTHVYVSRMPWERGCIDTLLRAVADDATAGVLITDVGLRRIHHPYDGGADVILATSAERDRLRARHSDWLSAHPAGL, encoded by the coding sequence GTGCCCGACGAGGAACTGATGCGCCGGTGGGAAGAACGCTGGCCGGACTGCCCGCCCATCGGCCACGAGCTGCGCTTCCACGAGGACCGGTGGGTGCGTTTCCACAGCCTGCCGGAGTCCAAGCGCTACCCCGACACCGAGGACGAGTGGGCGATCGTGCTGGGCCGGTACAACACGGTCCTCGACGAGCTGTTCGCGGGGCTGGACGTCCACGTCGCCACGATGGACTGGTCCGGCACCCCGGTGCCGCCCGAGCGCCCGCACGAACAGACGCGGTGGCATCCAGGAGCCCATCACTGGACCTCGGTCCTCACGGACCCGGAACCCGGCGATCCGGTCTACACGCACGTGTACGTCAGCCGGATGCCGTGGGAACGCGGCTGCATCGACACACTGCTGCGTGCCGTCGCCGACGACGCCACCGCGGGGGTGCTGATCACCGACGTCGGCCTGCGACGGATCCACCACCCGTACGACGGCGGGGCCGACGTCATCCTCGCCACCAGCGCCGAACGGGACCGGCTTCGCGCGCGGCACAGCGACTGGCTGTCCGCGCACCCGGCGGGGTTGTAG
- a CDS encoding GntR family transcriptional regulator, whose amino-acid sequence MTQPTVPYSTKSDFAYDRVRELILSGDLEPGAVINQALLAKQIGISTTPLREALRRLRQQGLVELDAHRDARVTSLNAEEARDLLEVRRSLDPMAASLAAERRTKQDIAEIRASLEGLEPLAGNATLAQLIAHRRFHTAIYRASHNTMLIEMLDGLWDTGDRYRRHGLKVEPSEEERALKAHEHTLLFQAIVEGDAETAADVMRAHIRTSLGAKSAWRLSQPDSP is encoded by the coding sequence ATGACGCAGCCGACGGTGCCCTACTCGACCAAGAGCGACTTCGCGTACGACCGCGTGCGCGAGCTCATCCTGTCCGGCGACCTCGAGCCTGGTGCCGTCATCAACCAGGCGTTGCTCGCGAAACAGATCGGCATCAGCACCACTCCCCTGCGCGAGGCCCTGCGCCGGCTGCGGCAGCAGGGCTTGGTCGAGCTCGACGCCCACCGCGACGCACGGGTGACCTCGCTCAACGCCGAGGAGGCGCGTGACCTGCTGGAGGTGCGCCGATCGCTGGACCCGATGGCCGCCTCACTGGCCGCGGAACGGCGCACGAAGCAGGACATCGCCGAGATCCGAGCCAGCCTGGAAGGCCTTGAACCACTGGCTGGCAACGCCACCCTGGCGCAGCTCATCGCACATCGGCGGTTTCACACCGCGATCTACCGCGCCTCGCACAACACGATGCTCATCGAGATGCTCGACGGACTGTGGGACACCGGTGACCGCTATCGCCGACACGGCCTGAAAGTCGAGCCGAGCGAAGAAGAACGCGCTTTGAAGGCCCACGAGCACACCCTGCTGTTCCAGGCGATCGTCGAGGGCGACGCCGAGACCGCCGCGGACGTGATGCGCGCACACATCCGCACCAGTCTGGGTGCGAAGTCGGCCTGGCGACTTTCCCAGCCGGATTCTCCCTGA
- a CDS encoding AfsR/SARP family transcriptional regulator, whose product MRFAVLGPVEVSRDGEAVPPGSGRERFVLATLLLAAPAAVRAEALIDALWPDDPPPTAKAQLHNLVSRLRGRLGAEVITSGIAGYELRLDGHRLDLHEFRSLAATGALDDALALWRGPALANVPDELAAGLRQALHDERLAVIETRLAAELDAGRSEDVLRELRELIREHPYREALREQHMRALLKAGRRAEALEVYRRTHRVFADELGIKPGEGLRRLEQQALHGMAVRPRQLPAHVVPLAGRDELVQEISAAHGVVLLLGPGGVGKSVLALTVAHRMAAEFPDGQLYADLRATPTAHEVLGRFLRALGAEPPADSAERVALYRSHLADRRVLVVLDDARDEEQVRPLLNATTLITSRHRLGGLLGVRRWTLPLLSPASSVELMTSVIGAERVAAEREAAAAIAELCGHLPLALSVAAGRLAIEETWRLEDLRVRLTDERLRLSALRVGDVDVRASIELSCEALDPPARKLFHTLGNLSGPDWPAWVATPAVDVLVDAHLVNRLGRDAAGQERFRMHELVLAFAREREEDVRAILAGWLALVSEADAQLDHDLPRPSPLPAVVPTTAARRHPLEWFDVEWPNLLAAVAQANDLGLGDLATELLVRMAGYWWLRSLGDELEHLMPTHDDIRLIDVLFEIRLQRNDYASLPALADRLLAAASTPEWEVRALRRRGQASMRHGLLHEAATWHTRAVAAARTGCPSLVQTCLDSLAWTLTEAGEPERAVTLFDDSATGALAHYHHGIALTHLGRIDDADRAFTKARKIADEGGETAGLAYLDQAWADADIRAGRYVQAAFRLDAALAEHERNSCTDGMGEVLRSQADLAIVTGREADAIRYLRRALATWRSIGDDLQIARVLARLHHLGAAGDEHQAVLARLGLPESCLRMPPV is encoded by the coding sequence GTGCGGTTTGCTGTGCTCGGTCCGGTCGAGGTCTCGCGCGACGGGGAAGCTGTGCCGCCCGGCAGCGGGCGGGAGAGGTTCGTGCTCGCGACGCTGCTCCTGGCTGCTCCCGCGGCGGTGCGGGCGGAGGCGCTGATCGACGCGCTGTGGCCGGACGACCCGCCGCCGACGGCGAAGGCCCAGCTGCACAACCTCGTCAGCCGGCTGCGCGGGCGCCTCGGCGCGGAGGTGATCACCTCAGGGATCGCCGGGTACGAGCTGCGCCTCGACGGACACCGGCTGGACCTGCACGAGTTCCGCTCGCTCGCCGCCACCGGAGCGCTGGACGACGCGCTGGCGCTGTGGCGTGGGCCCGCGCTGGCGAACGTGCCTGACGAGCTGGCTGCCGGGTTGCGCCAGGCGCTGCACGACGAGCGGCTCGCGGTGATCGAGACGCGGCTGGCGGCCGAGCTCGACGCCGGCCGGAGCGAGGACGTGCTGCGCGAGTTGCGCGAGCTGATCCGCGAGCATCCGTACCGGGAAGCGTTGCGGGAACAGCACATGCGGGCGCTGCTCAAGGCGGGGCGGCGCGCGGAGGCGTTGGAGGTGTACCGCCGGACGCACCGGGTGTTCGCCGACGAGCTCGGCATCAAGCCCGGAGAAGGCCTGCGGCGCCTGGAACAGCAGGCCTTGCACGGGATGGCGGTGCGCCCGCGGCAACTGCCCGCGCACGTCGTCCCGCTGGCCGGGCGGGACGAACTGGTGCAGGAGATCAGCGCGGCGCACGGTGTCGTCCTGCTCCTCGGACCTGGCGGCGTGGGCAAGTCCGTGCTGGCGCTCACGGTCGCGCACCGGATGGCGGCCGAGTTCCCCGACGGGCAGCTGTACGCGGACCTGCGAGCCACTCCCACGGCGCACGAGGTGCTCGGCAGGTTCCTGCGAGCGCTCGGGGCCGAGCCGCCCGCGGACAGTGCGGAGCGGGTCGCCCTCTACCGCAGCCATCTCGCCGACCGCCGGGTGCTCGTGGTGCTCGACGACGCCCGTGACGAGGAACAGGTCCGCCCGTTGCTGAACGCGACGACGCTGATCACCTCACGGCATCGGCTCGGCGGGTTGCTGGGCGTGCGGCGCTGGACGTTGCCGCTGTTGTCACCCGCGTCGTCGGTCGAGCTGATGACGAGCGTCATCGGCGCTGAACGCGTTGCGGCGGAACGAGAAGCGGCCGCCGCGATCGCAGAGCTGTGCGGGCATCTGCCGCTCGCGCTGTCCGTGGCGGCGGGCAGGCTCGCGATCGAGGAGACGTGGCGGCTCGAAGACCTGCGGGTCAGGCTCACCGACGAACGCCTGCGGCTCAGCGCCCTGCGCGTCGGCGACGTGGACGTGCGGGCGAGCATCGAGCTGAGCTGTGAGGCGCTCGATCCGCCCGCGCGCAAGCTCTTCCACACCCTGGGCAACCTCAGCGGGCCCGACTGGCCCGCCTGGGTCGCCACACCGGCGGTCGACGTGCTCGTGGACGCGCACCTGGTGAACCGCCTCGGCCGGGACGCCGCCGGCCAGGAGCGGTTCCGCATGCATGAGCTCGTGCTGGCATTCGCACGGGAGCGGGAGGAAGACGTGCGCGCGATCCTGGCGGGGTGGCTCGCCCTCGTGTCGGAGGCGGACGCGCAGCTCGATCACGACCTGCCGCGACCGTCTCCGCTGCCCGCGGTGGTACCGACCACCGCGGCCCGGCGCCACCCGCTCGAGTGGTTCGACGTGGAGTGGCCGAACCTGCTGGCGGCAGTCGCGCAGGCGAACGATCTCGGACTCGGTGACCTGGCCACCGAACTGCTGGTGCGCATGGCCGGCTACTGGTGGTTGCGCTCGCTCGGCGACGAGCTGGAACACCTCATGCCAACCCACGACGACATCCGGCTCATCGACGTGCTCTTCGAGATCCGGTTGCAGCGCAACGACTACGCCAGTCTGCCCGCCCTCGCTGACCGGCTGCTGGCCGCCGCGAGCACCCCGGAGTGGGAGGTGCGGGCGCTGCGCAGGCGCGGCCAGGCGTCGATGCGCCACGGCCTGCTGCACGAGGCGGCCACCTGGCACACCCGTGCGGTGGCCGCCGCCCGCACCGGCTGCCCCAGCCTGGTGCAGACGTGCCTGGACAGCCTCGCTTGGACACTCACCGAGGCAGGGGAACCAGAACGCGCGGTGACGCTGTTCGACGACTCGGCCACCGGCGCACTCGCCCACTACCACCACGGCATCGCGCTCACCCACCTCGGCCGGATCGACGACGCGGACCGCGCCTTCACCAAGGCGCGCAAGATCGCCGACGAGGGCGGCGAGACTGCCGGACTCGCCTACCTCGACCAGGCGTGGGCGGACGCCGACATCCGTGCGGGCCGCTACGTCCAGGCGGCGTTCCGCCTCGACGCCGCTCTCGCCGAGCACGAGCGCAACTCGTGCACCGACGGCATGGGCGAGGTCCTGCGCAGCCAGGCTGACCTGGCCATCGTGACGGGCCGCGAGGCGGACGCGATCCGGTACCTGCGGCGCGCTCTGGCCACCTGGCGTTCCATCGGCGACGACCTGCAGATCGCCCGCGTCCTCGCACGGCTTCACCACCTCGGCGCGGCGGGCGACGAGCACCAGGCGGTTCTGGCTCGGCTGGGCTTGCCGGAGTCCTGTCTGCGCATGCCTCCGGTGTGA
- a CDS encoding condensation domain-containing protein, translating into MEEHLGDRLTSVAAERVFALNHAQRRVLRNWSVEERPGKVVEIIVAPPGGCSADAAHTALHRLIAAHEALRSRLAHDSNGTLVQQVVDATTAARTLGHHHEELDDSLDPGEVAARLRPHPVDPEKAASHCTLYTVRGRVRVVMLSVSHVFADGVSQQLLVRTLEALLTGVITEVPAALQAGAFSDERVAAVLEANTAHWRKVLLRAPRACTYSGGDRGLTEVVRSAGVVVESALQQEVRAAAGRLRTSPFVIWTTAAQLLTSALCGRHDLVFRCTTANRTRAAEFGVVAQLAQAVYPRVDGGSADTVGERVRQVHTAVLAAQHHGVHDAAALLDWLDSPGVRAGAVFKPAFEINHAAALRADLSTSLVSTTPVEEESSVRVDPPAANADLAVSIWEEQTGAAVVLSARPPAWRQREPARLLADLLATARHLCQAPQDKVTDVAVEPLPAVAGLLHGHHSGVSLDVATTRDLLLSHPAVVACDFSLHVGDAGRRLLRAEVRLDVPTPEHRLREWYAGRQRRLSGAVVPDELVLIAADELRRFSGQGGHPA; encoded by the coding sequence GTGGAGGAACACCTCGGCGACCGGCTCACATCCGTTGCCGCAGAACGCGTCTTCGCGCTCAACCACGCACAACGCAGGGTGCTCCGGAACTGGTCGGTGGAGGAACGCCCCGGCAAGGTCGTCGAGATCATCGTCGCGCCGCCCGGCGGGTGTTCCGCGGATGCCGCGCACACGGCACTGCATCGCTTGATCGCCGCGCACGAAGCGTTGCGCAGCAGGCTCGCACACGACTCGAACGGAACATTGGTGCAGCAGGTCGTGGACGCGACAACCGCGGCGCGAACCCTGGGCCACCACCACGAGGAGCTCGACGACTCTCTCGATCCGGGGGAGGTCGCCGCACGGCTGCGTCCGCACCCCGTCGATCCGGAGAAGGCAGCCTCCCACTGCACGCTGTACACCGTCCGTGGCCGCGTCCGCGTGGTCATGCTGTCGGTGTCGCACGTCTTCGCCGACGGCGTGAGCCAGCAGCTCCTGGTGCGCACGCTGGAAGCGCTGTTGACCGGAGTGATCACCGAGGTTCCCGCCGCGCTCCAGGCCGGCGCGTTCAGCGACGAGCGCGTCGCGGCGGTGCTGGAGGCGAACACCGCGCACTGGCGGAAGGTTCTCCTGCGGGCACCGCGAGCGTGCACGTACTCCGGCGGCGACCGAGGCCTGACGGAGGTCGTCAGGTCAGCCGGCGTGGTGGTGGAATCCGCGCTGCAGCAAGAGGTCCGGGCCGCGGCGGGCCGGTTGCGGACCAGTCCGTTCGTCATCTGGACGACCGCGGCGCAGTTGCTCACCTCGGCGTTGTGCGGCAGGCACGACCTCGTTTTCCGCTGCACCACGGCGAACCGCACCCGCGCCGCGGAGTTCGGTGTCGTCGCCCAGCTCGCACAGGCCGTCTACCCGCGGGTTGACGGAGGATCCGCGGACACCGTCGGGGAACGGGTCCGGCAGGTGCACACCGCTGTGCTCGCGGCGCAGCACCACGGTGTCCACGACGCGGCCGCACTCCTGGACTGGCTCGACTCGCCCGGCGTGCGCGCGGGTGCCGTCTTCAAACCCGCCTTCGAGATCAACCACGCGGCGGCGCTGCGCGCCGATCTCAGCACGTCGCTGGTGAGCACGACGCCGGTCGAGGAGGAGAGCAGCGTCCGGGTGGACCCGCCTGCCGCGAACGCGGACCTCGCCGTCTCGATCTGGGAGGAACAGACGGGTGCGGCGGTGGTCCTGTCCGCGAGGCCCCCGGCGTGGCGGCAGCGGGAACCGGCCCGGCTGCTGGCCGATCTGCTGGCGACGGCACGGCATCTCTGCCAGGCGCCGCAGGACAAGGTCACCGACGTGGCCGTGGAGCCGCTGCCCGCCGTCGCCGGGCTGCTGCACGGGCACCACAGCGGCGTCTCGCTCGACGTCGCCACCACGCGCGATCTTCTGCTGAGCCACCCGGCGGTCGTGGCGTGCGACTTCAGCCTGCACGTCGGTGACGCAGGACGACGCCTGCTGCGCGCCGAGGTCCGCCTCGACGTTCCAACGCCCGAACACCGGTTGCGGGAGTGGTACGCCGGCCGGCAGCGGCGTCTGTCCGGTGCGGTCGTCCCGGACGAGCTCGTTCTCATCGCCGCCGACGAACTCCGGCGGTTTTCAGGGCAGGGAGGACACCCAGCATGA